A stretch of Rhododendron vialii isolate Sample 1 chromosome 4a, ASM3025357v1 DNA encodes these proteins:
- the LOC131323926 gene encoding protein NRT1/ PTR FAMILY 5.6-like, with product MSFSNWWTFGLCSGLLLALTVVSFVQHHVSWVVADITLTIVMASSLLVFCIGMPFYRYRTPTGSPLTPMVQVVVAAFSKRNLACPSNPSQLYEVSKSQKTEGRLLLHTDKLKFLDKAAIIDDRQDSTEKQQNPWRLTTVTHVEERGEAPLAHRQAQRIMSNRLFH from the exons ATGTCTTTTTCCAACTGGTGGACCTTTGGCCTATGCTCCGGCTTACTGCTTGCACTGACAGTAGTGAGTTTCGTTCAACACCATGTGAGTTGGGTTGTTGCTGACATTACACTCACTATTGTGATGGCTTCCAGTCTGCTCGTATTTTGCATCGGGATGCCATTTTATCGTTATAGGACGCCGACAGGGAGTCCATTGACTCCGATGGTTCAGGTGGTTGTTGCAGCCTTTAGCAAGAGAAATCTTGCCTGTCCTTCGAATCCTAGTCAGTTGTATGAAGTTTCCAAGTCACAGAAGACAGAGGGGAGGCTCCTCTTGCACACCGACAAGCTCAA GTTTCTTGACAAGGCTGCAATTATTGATGACAGGCAAGATTCAACTGAGAAGCAACAGAATCCATGGAGACTTACAACTGTTACTCACGTAGAAGAGAGAGGGGAGGCTCCTCTTGCACACCGACAAGCTCAA AGGATCATGTCGAATCGCTTGTTTCATTAG